Proteins encoded within one genomic window of Thermodesulfobium sp. 4217-1:
- a CDS encoding MFS transporter, which translates to MINNLNFSKSQIVVLLILWSAFLFSFVDRLAWAPVIPLAAKALSLNAKEAGSYMSAFYFGYILTQLPGGYLADRFGYRKILLYSFFIMGFFTILMGTVGNFWQGFFYRIFAGMGSGAIFSACVKGVFDWFSEKNRYTAMGFFMTASSVGVFLVNIFVPTVAKFHGWNASFYVAGMLPIITLLFAYFFLRENSSSNETKSILSFAYDIKILLKNKEFMLTGLAGFFAMWATWGTATWANSYLNKGLGLTLIQAGFFMSAFGITALICKPIAGILTDITGWKKKNIIFFMLILFFIFLVIFGINRSIFALYFLAPILGILAFVYSPVMNTFVGELVDKRNIGIAMGLINAIWQLGSLISPLAVGFVLDITHSYFYAFLTLGIGPLLGSIIMLSASDR; encoded by the coding sequence GTGATCAACAATTTAAATTTTTCAAAGTCTCAAATAGTAGTTCTACTGATACTTTGGTCAGCATTTCTATTTTCTTTTGTGGACAGGCTTGCATGGGCGCCAGTCATCCCTCTTGCAGCTAAAGCTCTCTCGCTAAATGCGAAAGAAGCGGGGAGTTATATGAGCGCCTTTTATTTTGGCTACATATTGACTCAACTTCCGGGCGGATATCTGGCTGATAGATTCGGTTATAGAAAGATTTTACTTTATTCGTTTTTTATAATGGGTTTTTTTACTATATTGATGGGCACAGTTGGAAATTTTTGGCAAGGTTTTTTTTACAGAATATTTGCGGGAATGGGCTCGGGTGCTATATTTTCTGCCTGTGTAAAGGGTGTATTTGATTGGTTTTCTGAAAAAAACAGGTATACTGCTATGGGATTTTTTATGACTGCATCCTCTGTTGGAGTTTTCCTGGTAAACATTTTTGTGCCCACAGTAGCAAAATTTCATGGCTGGAACGCTTCATTTTATGTTGCAGGAATGCTGCCAATTATTACGCTCTTATTTGCATATTTTTTTCTTCGTGAAAATAGCTCTTCAAATGAGACAAAATCAATTTTGAGCTTTGCTTATGACATAAAGATCTTGCTTAAAAATAAAGAATTTATGCTAACGGGTTTAGCTGGCTTTTTTGCAATGTGGGCTACATGGGGGACAGCTACTTGGGCTAACTCATATTTAAATAAAGGTTTGGGGCTTACTCTGATTCAGGCTGGTTTTTTTATGTCGGCCTTTGGAATAACTGCGCTAATATGTAAACCTATTGCTGGAATACTAACCGATATTACTGGCTGGAAGAAAAAGAATATTATATTTTTTATGTTAATTTTATTTTTTATTTTTTTGGTCATTTTTGGAATAAATAGAAGCATCTTTGCCCTGTATTTTCTTGCGCCTATATTGGGGATTCTTGCGTTTGTATACAGTCCTGTGATGAATACTTTTGTAGGAGAGCTAGTAGACAAAAGAAATATTGGCATTGCAATGGGTTTGATAAACGCAATATGGCAGCTTGGATCTCTAATATCTCCACTGGCTGTTGGATTCGTGCTTGATATAACACACAGTTATTTTTATGCATTTTTAACTCTGGGAATTGGTCCACTGTTAGGATCTATTATTATGTTGTCAGCATCTGATAGGTAG
- a CDS encoding LUD domain-containing protein: MIEKFIEIANLSGVEVKVVKNIDFLNEFGLNTSLDYDSNKDVGFIKALSGATGSASAVINIPKREKLKSILTSKTLYISVENSALRSTLSEAYFLAKQKCQDEYMLFISGESKTADIEKTLVSGVQGPEKIVFLIIDKG, from the coding sequence TATAGAAATAGCAAATCTTAGTGGTGTAGAAGTAAAAGTTGTTAAGAATATCGACTTTTTAAATGAGTTTGGTCTAAATACTTCTTTAGATTATGATTCTAATAAAGACGTTGGATTTATAAAAGCTCTATCAGGTGCGACCGGAAGCGCAAGCGCAGTCATCAATATTCCAAAACGCGAAAAGCTAAAATCCATATTAACCTCAAAAACTCTTTATATTTCAGTTGAAAACTCTGCTTTGAGATCTACATTAAGCGAAGCCTATTTTTTAGCAAAACAAAAATGCCAGGATGAATATATGCTATTTATCTCTGGAGAGAGCAAAACTGCAGATATAGAGAAGACATTGGTCAGTGGTGTTCAGGGACCTGAAAAAATTGTATTTTTAATAATCGACAAGGGTTGA